The DNA sequence TTGAATATTATCCTTTATACCAAATTCAAGGTGAGTCTCCGCTGAAAAATAAGTTGTTGAACCACGTAGTGGCGTTTGAGAACTATCCGTTGGCAGAGCAGTTGCAACGTTTAGGTTCAAACGGCGAACAACCTTACCAGATCGAGGAAGTAAAAGTATTCGAACAAACGAATTACGACTTTCACGTTGTCGTTAACCCGGGGGACGCGATCGTCATTAACTTCGCGTACAATGGCAATTGTTTTTCCCAAGAAATAGTGGAAGGGATTGAACGCAGTTTCATCACCTTACTGGAATCAGCCTGCCACGATCCAGAGGCACCGATCGAGACGTTAAGGGTGTGCGCTGCTACGGATCAATCGATCGTACTAGAAAACTTTAATAGCGGCCGGCGCCCCTATCCTGCCGATCGTACGGTCGATCAAATGTTTCGCGAGGTGGCATCCACATTTCCGACGCGAACAGCGTTGAAGTGGAAAGAGCGTACGTTCACTTATGAACAGTTGGACGCTTGGTCAGACCGTCTGGCCGCTCAATTGGCGTCAAAAGGCTTAGGCCCGAACGTTACGGCCGGTCTATTCGTCCCGCGTAGTCCGGAGATGGTAGCAGGAATACTGGCCATTCTAAAAACAGGGGCTTCTTACGTGCCGCTAGATACTGTTAACACTTCGGAAAGATTGGCATTTATTGCTGAAGATGCCGACATTGCGATCGTTTGCACGCGGTCTGATTTAAAAGACAACGTGCCTACCGATGTTGACGTGTTTTTACTCGACGAAGTAGAGGGAGCCGCTCGGGAGAAGCATGTGTCTGCCGATCACGGCCCAGAAGCCCCGGCTTATACGATGTATACTTCAGGATCGACTGGTCGGCCGAAGGGTTGTGTCATTACGCACCGCAATATCCTTAACCTAGTCCTCGGTCAGGATTATGTTGACTTTGGCCCTCACCAAGTCATTCTGCAGACCGGCTCGCCTGCTTTCGATGCGTGTACGTTTGAGATATGGGGGGCATTGTTGCACGGGGGAACGTTAGTCCTTATTGAGGAAGAGGACATTCTTGACGCCGACGCTCTCGAGGGACACATCGCCCGTCACGGCGTTCAAACGATGTGGCTGACCGCACCGTTGTTTAACCGTCTATGTGATCAGAGTCCGCACTTGTTTCGCAACCTAAAAAATTTACTCGTCGGGGGCGATACGTTATCGGTTCCACATATTAAGAGAGTGCAGGAGGCGAACCCGGATCTAAAAATTGTGAACGGTTACGGGCCAACCGAAAACACGACATTTTCTACGACACATACCGTGACCGCACGCGATATAGAACGGGAAAGAATACCGATTGGACGGCCGTTGTCGAACAGAAACGTCTACATCGTGGATCGGGGGCTTAACTTGCTACCTGTTGGGGCTATCGGTGAGTTATGCGTAGGCGGCGACGGTGTATCCATAGGTTATCACAACCGCGCAGAGCTTACGACGCAACGCTTCTTAGATGATCCTTTCGTTGCTGGCGGACGCTTATATCGCACAGGAGACCTTGCAAGGTGGCTGGCCGACGGTACGATCGATTACTTAGGGCGGTTTGACTCGCAAGTGAAAATCCGCGGCTACCGCGTTGAACTCGGAGAAATTGAAAGGGTGATGGCGGATCTGCCCCATTTGCAAGAGGTGACGGTACAAGTTCGCGAGATTGGTGAAGACAAGCGAATATGTGCGTACTACACGTCTCAAGGTGAAGTAGACTTAGACGCTTGGAAGGGTATTTTAAAATTTAAGTTACCAGACTATATGATCCCTGACTTCTTTATCAAAATGGATAGTTTACCTTTGACTGTCAATGGGAAAATTGACCGCCAGGCACTACCGGCACCACAATTTCAGCGGGCAGAAGTTAGTTCCGCCATGCGTCCCCTCTCGCAAGTCGAAAAGACGGTCGCGACGATTTGTGCCTCCGTGCTGGGGATCGACCCTGCGGCGATCAGCGTCAAGGAAAATTTTTTCGATTTAGGTGCGAATTCGTTAAATATGATGACGATCAACGTGCGTCTTAAGAAGGCGTTCAAAAGGGACATCCCTTTAACCGTCCTGTTCGAACATCCTTCCATCGCCCAAATCGCCGCATACTTACAGAAGAAAGGGGAAACTGACATCCGTGGCGAAAAGGCGCGTAAGCAAGAGATGGAGAGTGCACGTGGGACCCTTCTAAAAACGCAGTCACTTATTCAAAAAATGGGAGGATCAAGATGAACATCAAGCGAGAATATACGGGGTTAGAGATCGCTGTCATCGGAATGGCGGGTCGGTTTCCGGGGGCAGAAAATTTAAAGGATTTTTGGAACAACTTACTCGCGGGAAAAGAATCGATTTCTTTCTTTAGCGATGAGGAATTAATCGCTGGGGGTGTGACGCAAGAACTATTATCCAATCCGAACTATGTGAAAGCTAAGGGTGTATTTCCGGGGCTGGAGTACTTTGATGCCGACTTTTTCAACTATACGCCTAGGGACGCATCCCTGTTAGATCCACAGGTGCGTGCGCTGCACGAAGAAGTTTATCACGCCTTGGAAGATGCCGGTTACGCCGCTGAAGATTCGCGCGAAACAACCGGACTCTTCCTAGGTGCCACGGGTAATTTAGCGTGGGAGCTGGATACGATAAAAGCTACCGTAGAAGGCGGTGGCCATGAATTTGCGACCATTCAATTGAACGACAAGGATTTTGCGGCTACCCGTATCGCCTATAGCCTCAACCTTCAAGGGCCAAGTGTCGTCGTCCACAGTGCGTGTTCAACGTCGCTCTACGCTGTCGACGTGGCGTGCCGACACATTTTGACCGGTGCGTGCTCTTTAGCCGTTGCAGGCGGCAGTGGATTGACTTTGCCCCACCGGAACGGGTATTTGTATAAGGATGGCATGATTAATTCCCCGGACGGCCACTGTCGCCCATTTGATCAAGAGGCGAGAGGCACCGTTGAAGGGAACGGTCTAGGTGTGGTTGTATTAAAACGGCTCGAGGAGGCTATTAGAGACAGGGACCACATCTATGCTATCATCCGCGGCACGGCGGCCAATAACGACGGAAATCGCAAAGTCGGTTTCACCGCGCCTAGTGTCGAGGGGCAGGCTGAAGTTATTCGGCGGTCGCTCATCATGGCGGGCGTCTCGGCGGAAAGTATATCTTACGTCGAGACCCACGGAACCGGGACGAATATAGGTGACCCGATCGAAGTAGCGGCATTGA is a window from the Numidum massiliense genome containing:
- a CDS encoding non-ribosomal peptide synthetase, whose product is MIQKENIQDIYGLSPMQKSMLFNHAVDPESSAYTEQFDFRISGEIDPPRLEWALNKLFERYDILRTIFSYRQTDEPRQVVLKVRTPEWVVKDFRGEPVPEERVKAFKEADKQRGFDLSRDVLCRGALLRTGEQSWCFIFSFHHILMDGWSLAPLFQSFFSLYEEGTEQGVARFRRDEHPYYEYIRWLQGQDEEEASRYWRQYLEGYEKPVSLPSDTSSASYRHDTHSFHLPAALTERLRKLARSHQWTVNAIFQTAWGLLLQKYNYTRDVVFGNVVSGRPPELPGVEQMVGLFINTLPLRVRTEDGDSFSSLCTKVQRESFNVSSFEYYPLYQIQGESPLKNKLLNHVVAFENYPLAEQLQRLGSNGEQPYQIEEVKVFEQTNYDFHVVVNPGDAIVINFAYNGNCFSQEIVEGIERSFITLLESACHDPEAPIETLRVCAATDQSIVLENFNSGRRPYPADRTVDQMFREVASTFPTRTALKWKERTFTYEQLDAWSDRLAAQLASKGLGPNVTAGLFVPRSPEMVAGILAILKTGASYVPLDTVNTSERLAFIAEDADIAIVCTRSDLKDNVPTDVDVFLLDEVEGAAREKHVSADHGPEAPAYTMYTSGSTGRPKGCVITHRNILNLVLGQDYVDFGPHQVILQTGSPAFDACTFEIWGALLHGGTLVLIEEEDILDADALEGHIARHGVQTMWLTAPLFNRLCDQSPHLFRNLKNLLVGGDTLSVPHIKRVQEANPDLKIVNGYGPTENTTFSTTHTVTARDIERERIPIGRPLSNRNVYIVDRGLNLLPVGAIGELCVGGDGVSIGYHNRAELTTQRFLDDPFVAGGRLYRTGDLARWLADGTIDYLGRFDSQVKIRGYRVELGEIERVMADLPHLQEVTVQVREIGEDKRICAYYTSQGEVDLDAWKGILKFKLPDYMIPDFFIKMDSLPLTVNGKIDRQALPAPQFQRAEVSSAMRPLSQVEKTVATICASVLGIDPAAISVKENFFDLGANSLNMMTINVRLKKAFKRDIPLTVLFEHPSIAQIAAYLQKKGETDIRGEKARKQEMESARGTLLKTQSLIQKMGGSR